The following coding sequences are from one Nicotiana tomentosiformis chromosome 3, ASM39032v3, whole genome shotgun sequence window:
- the LOC104108481 gene encoding transcription termination factor MTERF9, chloroplastic-like has translation MFGLVSNGAKQHLFPMCYFRFQLLFSTAAATSRANVLVDFLVNSLDFSTEEAISTSSKELLGNLDSVATVVKKEPRLLSSNLSKVLPPNISLLQNLGISRVDIGMAFHRHPRYLLIKPEWLERVVHRLEKNFHMPRGSRMFLHGIEVLVSLDESKLERKLDIFRSFGWSDSDICAMVRNLPYCLTTSEDKIRRTLEFFMMELGYESSYLASHAPLLKLSLEKRIMPRSEILKLLKENQLIKGKLSLYTVVTRTESQFLEKYVLPFRAKIPEVYDLYMKTRS, from the exons ATGTTTGGACTTGTTAGCAATGGCGCAAAACAGCATCTCTTTCCCATGTGTTACTTCAGATTTCAGCTCCTTTTCTCTACAGCTGCTGCGACTTCACGTGCCAATGTATTGGTGGACTTCCTGGTTAACTCACTTGACTTCTCAACAGAAGAAGCCATTTCTACGAGCTCCAAG GAGTTATTGGGTAATCTTGATTCTGTAGCTACGGTTGTTAAGAAGGAGCCTAGGTTGCTTTCTAGTAATCTATCAAAAGTATTACCACCCAATATATCATTGTTGCAAAATCTTGGGATTTCACGGGTGGATATTGGGATGGCTTTTCATAGGCATCCTAGGTATCTGCTTATTAAACCTGAGTGGCTCGAGAGAGTAGTGCATCGACTGGAAAAGAACTTTCATATGCCTCGGGGGTCGCGGATGTTTCTTCATGGCATTGAAGTACTCGTGTCACTTGATGAATCGAAATTAGAAAGGAAATTAGATATTTTTCGGAGTTTTGGATGGTCTGATTCTGATATCTGCGCAATGGTGCGAAACCTTCCTTACTGTTTGACTACATCAGAGGATAAGATAAGACGTACATTGGAGTTTTTTATGATGGAATTGGGGTATGAATCTAGTTATCTTGCTTCTCATGCACCACTTTTAAAGTTAAGCTTGGAGAAGAGGATCATGCCAAGGAGTGAAATCTTGAAGCTTCTTAAAGAAAACCAGCTGATAAAAGGGAAGCTAAGTCTTTACACTGTTGTCACACGTACTGAATCGCAGTTTCTAGAGAAATATGTGCTGCCTTTCAGGGCAAAGATACCCGAGGTGTATGATTTATACATGAAAACTAGAAGCTAA